In methanogenic archaeon ISO4-H5, the following are encoded in one genomic region:
- a CDS encoding ATP-dependent DNA helicase, whose protein sequence is MPFEHLCPELVEALSKRGITEPTDPQKDAIPKILAGQNVLVVAPTGIGKTESAMLPIFHSLYVEGEQPGVECLYITPLRALNRDMLKRMQDLGSELGITVGVRHGDTPQSERQSQSRKPPRILITTPETLQVLFTGKNLREHMKRIKWVVIDEIHELAGNERGAQLAVGLERLVHLTGEFQRIGLSATVGNLKEVIEYLSGAGRKVILCKHDTFREFSINVERPVLKDNEEVLKDKLQSDGDILAVMIRARALIDSVTSSLFFVNTRETAEWLGSRYHMWDNKYPIEVHHGSLSKEIRMETEDAFKNQRLKALICTSSLELGIDIGSTDLVIQYNSPRQVSRMTQRAGRAGHSVGRKIRAVILATNPDEIAEAMVIARRCEAKIMEYNAGRRNPLSVLANQIVAMTMAGGIERDAAYALVCRAHPFRTLSREDFDGTLEQLKSIRMVLEYEGVLRRSRKGMDYFYNNISMIPDEKTYLVRDIGSRGIIGTLDENFVATLENDGDMAMFIAKGRTWRVVEQREDELLVEEARSIGNVPAWVGSDIPVPFEVAMEVGRLRRIKDYTRYPADAAAIRTLSGYLSDQEEKWVMPTDTTITVETGDRLAIINCCFGSRVNDTLSKIISVLLMARIGESVGISTDPYRIIIELPRNLDKGLILETFNSLKPGTVEAYCRLTVLNSSYLKWRFMNVAKKFGIIEKGADRRYINYGKLFEIHRDTPAYRDAVNKVLSEDLDIENTELVLRMISEGKIKVVSGGISHIGLEGITATRELMQPARADHAILAAMKKRLEDEVLFASCIRCKNQRRVRVGTAPRKFTCPQCGGFMIALLKDYERDSIKEYGNGKKDPIHKNMEKRILKNANLVNSYGAGAALVLAGRGIGPEVAARILAKMHADEDSLLRDIMASEINYARTKQFWD, encoded by the coding sequence ATGCCCTTCGAACATCTGTGCCCCGAACTCGTCGAGGCCCTGTCGAAAAGAGGCATAACCGAACCCACCGACCCCCAGAAGGATGCCATCCCGAAGATTTTGGCGGGACAGAACGTCCTGGTCGTCGCCCCCACCGGAATCGGCAAGACCGAATCCGCCATGCTCCCCATCTTCCATTCTCTATATGTAGAAGGGGAACAGCCCGGAGTCGAATGCCTGTACATCACACCGCTGAGGGCACTCAACAGGGACATGCTCAAGAGGATGCAGGACCTCGGTTCCGAACTGGGCATCACCGTCGGGGTAAGGCACGGCGACACTCCGCAGTCGGAACGTCAGAGCCAATCCCGCAAACCCCCGAGGATCCTCATCACCACCCCCGAGACCCTGCAGGTACTGTTCACCGGGAAGAACCTTCGCGAGCACATGAAGAGGATAAAGTGGGTCGTCATCGACGAGATCCACGAACTCGCGGGGAACGAAAGAGGTGCCCAGCTGGCCGTCGGGCTGGAGAGACTGGTCCACCTGACAGGGGAATTCCAGAGGATCGGACTGTCCGCTACCGTGGGCAACCTGAAAGAGGTGATAGAATATCTGTCCGGGGCCGGCAGGAAGGTGATCCTCTGCAAACACGACACGTTCAGGGAGTTCTCCATCAACGTGGAACGTCCCGTTCTGAAGGATAATGAGGAAGTTCTCAAGGATAAACTCCAGAGCGACGGCGATATTCTGGCGGTCATGATCCGTGCCAGGGCCCTTATCGACAGCGTCACCTCCAGTCTGTTCTTCGTCAACACCAGGGAAACCGCCGAATGGCTGGGTTCCAGATACCACATGTGGGATAACAAATACCCGATCGAAGTGCATCACGGATCGCTTTCCAAGGAGATCAGGATGGAGACGGAGGACGCTTTCAAGAACCAGCGCCTCAAGGCACTCATCTGCACCTCTTCCCTGGAATTGGGTATCGACATCGGAAGTACTGACCTGGTCATCCAGTACAATTCCCCGAGGCAGGTATCGAGGATGACCCAGCGTGCCGGAAGAGCAGGTCACAGCGTCGGCCGGAAGATCAGGGCTGTGATACTCGCGACCAATCCCGACGAGATCGCCGAGGCGATGGTCATCGCCCGCAGATGCGAAGCGAAGATTATGGAATACAACGCAGGCAGGAGGAATCCCCTCTCCGTCCTGGCGAACCAGATTGTGGCCATGACCATGGCGGGAGGCATCGAACGCGATGCCGCATATGCGCTGGTGTGCCGCGCTCATCCCTTCAGGACACTGTCAAGGGAGGATTTCGACGGGACCCTGGAGCAGCTGAAATCCATCCGCATGGTATTGGAGTACGAAGGTGTCCTCAGACGGTCCCGCAAAGGAATGGACTATTTCTACAACAACATCTCAATGATCCCCGATGAGAAGACCTACCTCGTCAGGGACATCGGTTCCAGAGGGATCATCGGAACACTGGACGAGAACTTCGTGGCCACCCTGGAGAACGACGGTGACATGGCGATGTTCATCGCCAAGGGCCGCACATGGAGGGTTGTGGAACAGAGAGAGGATGAGCTCCTGGTGGAGGAGGCCCGCAGTATCGGCAATGTGCCAGCATGGGTGGGTTCGGATATCCCCGTACCTTTCGAGGTGGCCATGGAGGTGGGCAGACTGCGCCGCATCAAGGATTACACCAGATACCCTGCGGACGCTGCCGCCATCCGTACGCTGTCCGGATACCTCAGCGACCAGGAAGAGAAATGGGTCATGCCTACCGACACCACGATCACCGTGGAGACCGGGGACCGGTTGGCCATCATCAACTGCTGTTTCGGCAGCAGGGTCAACGACACCCTCTCCAAGATCATATCAGTTCTACTGATGGCCCGTATCGGAGAAAGCGTGGGGATAAGTACCGACCCGTACCGTATAATCATCGAACTCCCCCGGAATCTGGATAAAGGTCTCATCCTGGAGACCTTCAACAGCCTGAAACCCGGTACCGTCGAGGCGTACTGCAGACTGACCGTTTTGAATTCATCCTATCTGAAATGGAGATTCATGAACGTGGCGAAAAAGTTCGGAATCATCGAGAAGGGTGCCGACCGCCGCTACATCAACTACGGAAAACTGTTCGAGATCCACCGCGACACCCCTGCCTACAGGGATGCCGTCAACAAGGTACTCTCAGAGGATCTGGATATTGAGAACACCGAGCTCGTTCTGAGGATGATCTCCGAAGGGAAGATCAAGGTCGTCAGCGGAGGCATCTCCCATATCGGCCTCGAAGGAATCACCGCCACCAGGGAACTGATGCAGCCGGCCCGTGCCGACCATGCCATCCTCGCAGCCATGAAGAAACGCCTGGAGGACGAAGTCCTGTTCGCATCCTGCATCCGCTGCAAGAATCAGCGCCGTGTCAGGGTCGGAACCGCCCCCAGAAAATTCACATGCCCCCAGTGCGGAGGATTCATGATCGCGCTTCTGAAGGATTATGAGAGGGATTCCATCAAGGAGTACGGCAACGGAAAGAAGGATCCGATCCATAAGAACATGGAAAAACGCATCCTGAAGAACGCCAACCTGGTCAATTCATACGGTGCCGGTGCCGCCCTCGTGCTGGCTGGAAGGGGAATCGGTCCCGAAGTGGCGGCCAGGATCCTGGCGAAGATGCACGCCGACGAAGACAGTCTGCTGAGGGACATCATGGCATCGGAGATCAACTACGCCCGCACCAAACAGTTCTGGGACTGA
- a CDS encoding DNA gyrase A subunit GyrA, whose amino-acid sequence MEGEERIINQTVEKEMQRSYIDYSMSVIVSRALPDVRDGLKPVHRKIMFAMSELGLNYNRPHKKSATVVGEVLGKYHPHGDSAAYDAMVRMGQPFSLRYPLVDGQGNFGSVDGDPPAAMRYTEARLSKMASDLLLDLDKDTVDFMDNFDGSLKEPTVLPSKFPNLLVNGSDGIAVGMATKMPPHNLKEVCDAIIYTIDNPDTDVAKLMEFVPGPDFPTGGIINGISGIVEAYNTGRGRMKVRSKTHFEELKSGKTSIIVDEIPYQVNKAELVKAIADLVKNKEITGITDLRDESDRRGMRIVIELHKDAIPDVVLENLMKKTQMEITYGIINLALVNNKPTLLGLKQLIEHYINHRRNVVTRRVRFELNEAEKRFHILDGLIKALNMLDKTIELIRASKTGAEANEGLQQLLSIDQVQAQAILDMRLQRLTGLEITTIREEYDALIVKMNDLKDILANPVRIDAIIKDELKQMSDTYGDARRTAINAQAVDVNAEDLIPKEDMVYTLSDDNYIKRIPLRTYRQQGRGGVGMTGMQTKESDFMKNMLVASSHTYLLFITNTGRILWLKGYNIPEGSRQSKGKPIINMLPDLQPGESITNIIPTNEFPDDKYMVFCTKNGLLKKTVMSQYGNIRAKGIKAIKLDEDDQLIETWMTDGKDEIILATSGGLACRFDEEDVRPTGRDTMGVRGMNVALHDQVVSMAVVKAEDLLLTVTENGFGKISTVDDYRKTHRGGKGVITIKTTKKNGAVVSVRRVNDDDELMVISKSGKVIRIAVDTIRKTGRNAQGVKIMELKDDDVVVSMVPVVKTDSEASGAETQTKQ is encoded by the coding sequence ATGGAAGGAGAAGAGAGGATTATCAACCAGACAGTCGAGAAGGAGATGCAGCGCTCCTACATCGATTACTCCATGTCCGTCATCGTCAGTAGGGCACTGCCTGATGTCCGTGACGGTCTGAAACCCGTACACAGGAAGATCATGTTCGCCATGAGCGAACTCGGCCTCAACTATAACAGGCCCCACAAGAAGTCCGCCACCGTGGTCGGAGAGGTGCTCGGTAAGTACCACCCCCACGGAGACTCCGCAGCCTACGACGCCATGGTGAGGATGGGACAGCCCTTCTCGCTGAGGTACCCCCTCGTCGACGGACAGGGTAACTTCGGATCTGTGGACGGCGACCCGCCTGCAGCCATGCGTTACACCGAGGCCAGGCTGTCCAAGATGGCATCCGACCTGCTGCTGGACCTGGACAAGGACACCGTGGACTTCATGGACAACTTCGACGGCTCCCTGAAGGAGCCTACGGTCCTGCCTTCCAAGTTCCCTAACCTCTTGGTGAACGGTTCCGACGGTATCGCCGTCGGTATGGCCACCAAGATGCCCCCTCACAACCTCAAAGAGGTCTGCGACGCCATCATCTACACCATCGACAACCCCGACACGGACGTAGCAAAACTCATGGAGTTCGTCCCCGGTCCCGACTTCCCCACCGGAGGTATCATCAACGGAATCTCCGGAATCGTGGAGGCCTATAACACCGGAAGGGGCAGGATGAAGGTCAGGTCCAAGACCCACTTCGAGGAGCTCAAGAGTGGCAAGACCTCCATCATCGTCGACGAGATCCCCTATCAGGTCAACAAGGCCGAACTGGTCAAGGCCATCGCGGACCTCGTCAAGAACAAGGAAATCACCGGTATCACCGATCTCCGCGATGAGTCCGACAGGAGGGGTATGCGCATCGTCATCGAGCTCCACAAGGACGCCATCCCTGATGTGGTCCTGGAGAACCTGATGAAGAAGACCCAGATGGAGATCACCTACGGTATCATCAATCTGGCACTGGTCAACAACAAGCCAACCCTGCTCGGTCTGAAGCAGCTCATCGAACACTATATCAACCACCGCCGCAACGTGGTCACCCGCAGGGTCAGGTTCGAACTCAACGAGGCCGAGAAGAGGTTCCACATCCTGGACGGTCTCATCAAGGCCCTGAACATGCTGGACAAGACCATCGAGCTCATCCGCGCATCCAAGACCGGAGCCGAGGCCAACGAGGGACTGCAGCAGCTGCTGTCCATCGACCAGGTCCAGGCCCAGGCCATCCTCGACATGAGGCTGCAGAGACTGACCGGACTCGAGATCACCACCATCCGCGAGGAGTACGACGCACTCATCGTCAAGATGAACGATCTCAAGGACATCCTCGCCAACCCCGTCAGGATCGACGCCATCATCAAGGACGAGCTCAAGCAGATGTCCGACACCTACGGCGACGCCCGCAGGACCGCCATCAACGCCCAGGCCGTCGACGTCAACGCCGAGGACCTCATCCCCAAGGAGGACATGGTCTACACCCTCTCCGATGACAACTACATCAAGAGGATCCCGCTGAGGACCTACAGGCAGCAGGGACGCGGCGGAGTTGGTATGACCGGTATGCAGACCAAGGAGAGCGACTTCATGAAGAACATGCTCGTCGCTTCCTCGCACACCTACCTGCTGTTCATCACCAACACCGGACGTATCCTGTGGCTGAAGGGTTACAACATCCCCGAGGGAAGCAGGCAGTCCAAGGGTAAGCCCATCATCAACATGCTGCCCGACCTGCAGCCCGGAGAGTCCATCACGAACATCATCCCCACCAACGAGTTCCCCGACGACAAGTACATGGTGTTCTGCACCAAGAACGGACTCCTCAAGAAGACCGTGATGAGCCAGTACGGCAATATCCGCGCCAAGGGAATCAAGGCTATCAAGCTGGATGAGGACGATCAGCTCATCGAGACCTGGATGACCGACGGAAAGGATGAGATCATCCTCGCCACCTCCGGCGGTCTCGCCTGCAGGTTCGACGAGGAGGATGTCCGCCCCACCGGAAGGGACACCATGGGTGTCAGGGGAATGAATGTGGCCCTCCATGACCAGGTCGTTTCCATGGCCGTGGTGAAGGCCGAGGATCTCCTGCTGACCGTCACCGAGAACGGATTCGGAAAGATCTCCACCGTGGACGACTACCGCAAGACGCACCGCGGAGGAAAGGGAGTCATCACCATCAAGACCACCAAGAAGAACGGTGCAGTCGTCAGTGTCCGCAGGGTCAACGATGACGATGAGCTGATGGTCATCTCCAAGTCCGGAAAGGTCATCCGCATCGCCGTGGACACCATCCGCAAGACCGGACGCAATGCCCAGGGCGTCAAGATCATGGAGCTCAAGGACGACGATGTCGTAGTCTCCATGGTGCCCGTGGTAAAGACCGATTCCGAGGCTTCCGGAGCAGAGACCCAGACCAAGCAGTAA
- a CDS encoding DNA gyrase B subunit GyrB, translated as MGSEEEYRKTEVYDADSIKALKGLEAVRKRPGMYIGSTDTRGLHHLVYEVVDNSIDEVMAGFATKINVTVNSDGSISVVDDGRGIPTGVPKGETKSAMELCLTDLHAGGKFDQNAYKVSGGLHGVGVSVVNALSEWLVATVKREGKIHRQSYKYGVPDGPIEVIGETQETGTTITFLPDKTMFETVVFDFDTLQNRFRNQAFLNTKVTIDFEDARVGKKEVYHYDGGVSAFVKFLNKAKTPLHPEPIVIQGMKTFNDLKGKPVAVDVDIAMQYTDGYSEAVDSFVNTVSTPDGGTHLTGFRTALTKTLNDYGKENNLLKDIVLEGSDTREGLTAIISIRMPDPQFESQTKEKLGSSVAQNAVSTVVAEKLKQYLEENPSVAKTILAKAVQSYQGREAARKARDATRRKSLLESTSLPGKLADCSEKDPTKCELYIVEGESAGGSAKMGRDRAFQAILPIRGKILNVEKARTDKLLDHDEIRNLTIAIGGGIGKEFDISKIRYHKIVIMTDADVDGAHIATLLLTLFYRQMRPLVDEGYVYLAMPPLYRVYKGKTQKYAYNDEEMQKYMAEMPGANVSRYKGLGEMNPQQLWETTMDPDQRMMKRIQIADAIMADQLFSTLMGDDVEPRREFIIEHANEVVNLDV; from the coding sequence ATGGGAAGCGAAGAAGAATACAGGAAGACTGAGGTCTACGATGCGGACAGCATCAAGGCCCTCAAGGGTCTCGAAGCGGTACGCAAGAGGCCCGGTATGTACATCGGGAGCACGGATACCCGCGGTCTCCACCACCTCGTGTACGAGGTCGTGGACAACTCCATCGACGAGGTCATGGCCGGTTTCGCCACCAAGATCAACGTCACTGTCAACAGCGACGGTTCCATCTCCGTGGTCGACGACGGAAGGGGTATCCCCACCGGTGTCCCCAAGGGAGAGACCAAATCCGCCATGGAGCTCTGTCTGACCGACCTGCATGCCGGAGGTAAGTTCGACCAGAACGCCTACAAGGTCTCCGGAGGTCTGCACGGAGTCGGAGTGTCCGTGGTCAACGCTCTCTCCGAGTGGCTCGTTGCCACCGTCAAGAGGGAGGGAAAGATCCACAGGCAGAGCTACAAGTACGGAGTGCCCGACGGACCCATCGAGGTCATCGGCGAGACGCAGGAGACCGGTACCACCATCACCTTCCTGCCCGACAAGACCATGTTCGAGACTGTGGTCTTCGATTTCGACACCCTGCAGAACAGGTTCAGGAACCAGGCTTTCCTCAACACCAAGGTCACCATCGACTTCGAGGACGCCCGTGTTGGAAAGAAGGAGGTCTACCACTACGACGGAGGAGTCAGTGCTTTCGTAAAGTTCCTCAACAAGGCCAAGACCCCCCTTCACCCTGAGCCAATCGTCATCCAGGGAATGAAGACCTTCAACGACCTCAAGGGAAAGCCCGTGGCGGTCGACGTGGACATCGCCATGCAGTACACCGACGGATATTCCGAGGCAGTCGATTCCTTCGTGAACACCGTCTCTACCCCTGACGGAGGAACCCACCTCACCGGATTCAGGACCGCACTCACCAAGACCCTCAACGACTACGGAAAGGAGAACAACCTTCTGAAGGACATCGTCCTCGAGGGAAGCGATACCCGTGAGGGACTGACCGCCATCATCAGCATCAGGATGCCCGACCCCCAGTTCGAGAGTCAGACCAAGGAGAAACTGGGAAGCAGCGTGGCACAGAACGCGGTCTCCACCGTTGTTGCAGAGAAACTCAAGCAGTACTTGGAGGAGAACCCCTCCGTGGCCAAGACCATCCTCGCCAAGGCGGTGCAGTCCTATCAGGGCCGTGAGGCCGCCAGGAAGGCCAGGGACGCCACCAGGAGGAAATCCCTCCTCGAGAGCACCAGTCTGCCCGGCAAGCTCGCCGACTGTTCCGAGAAGGACCCCACCAAGTGCGAACTGTACATCGTCGAGGGAGAGTCTGCAGGAGGCAGCGCCAAGATGGGAAGGGACCGTGCCTTCCAGGCCATCCTGCCCATCAGGGGAAAGATCCTCAACGTCGAGAAGGCCCGTACCGACAAGCTCCTCGACCACGATGAGATCAGGAACCTGACCATCGCCATCGGAGGAGGCATCGGTAAGGAGTTCGACATCTCCAAGATCCGTTACCACAAGATCGTCATCATGACTGATGCCGATGTCGACGGAGCCCACATCGCAACCCTGCTTCTTACCCTGTTCTACAGGCAGATGAGGCCCCTGGTGGACGAGGGATATGTTTACCTAGCCATGCCTCCTCTCTACAGGGTATACAAGGGCAAGACCCAGAAGTACGCCTACAACGATGAGGAGATGCAGAAGTACATGGCCGAGATGCCCGGTGCCAACGTCAGCAGGTACAAGGGTCTCGGAGAGATGAACCCCCAGCAGCTCTGGGAGACCACCATGGACCCCGACCAGAGGATGATGAAGAGGATCCAGATCGCCGATGCGATCATGGCCGACCAGCTGTTCTCCACCCTCATGGGAGACGATGTCGAGCCCAGGAGGGAATTCATCATCGAGCATGCGAACGAAGTCGTGAACCTGGATGTGTGA
- a CDS encoding ribosomal RNA large subunit methyltransferase J RrmJ — protein MNVSDLHDRWVAERRREYYYRLAKKLDYRSRASFKLLQIDDRFSIFREGDSVVDLGACPGGWSQVAKERVGEAGQVIGVDLRYIHPLEGVQFIIGDITDDNTMIRLLDMVGGKVDVVLSDMAPNIAGAYSMDHARSIELCMYAVDVCDRILKKNGKLVTKVFQGDLFDGYIKELEKRFEKVTIHSPKASRPTSSEVYVISTGFLGLHNVKPKKLEKEESKPEFSAKGSNF, from the coding sequence ATGAATGTGTCCGATTTGCATGACCGTTGGGTCGCGGAGCGCCGCAGGGAATACTACTATCGTCTGGCGAAGAAGCTGGACTACCGTTCCAGGGCATCCTTCAAACTTCTGCAGATCGATGACCGTTTCAGCATCTTCCGCGAGGGAGATTCCGTGGTCGACCTAGGTGCCTGTCCCGGCGGATGGTCGCAGGTCGCCAAGGAACGCGTCGGCGAGGCCGGTCAGGTCATCGGCGTGGACCTCAGGTACATCCATCCTCTCGAGGGAGTGCAGTTCATCATCGGAGACATCACCGACGACAATACCATGATCCGTCTCTTGGACATGGTCGGAGGAAAGGTCGACGTCGTCCTTTCCGACATGGCCCCCAACATAGCCGGTGCTTATTCCATGGATCATGCCCGTTCCATCGAGCTGTGCATGTATGCAGTGGACGTGTGCGACCGTATCCTCAAGAAGAACGGAAAGCTGGTTACTAAGGTCTTCCAGGGCGATCTTTTCGACGGTTACATCAAGGAATTGGAGAAGAGATTCGAGAAGGTCACCATCCATTCACCCAAGGCATCCCGCCCCACATCCTCGGAGGTTTATGTCATCTCCACCGGGTTCCTGGGACTTCATAATGTGAAGCCCAAGAAGCTCGAGAAGGAGGAGTCCAAACCGGAATTCTCCGCCAAAGGAAGCAACTTCTGA
- a CDS encoding thiamine biosynthesis protein ThiC1, whose amino-acid sequence MGTIMELARRGDSDERFRKIAETEGVTERFVRDGIASGRICMPCNPVHNPVPAAIGEGLSVKINANIGTSRDMPDIEPEIHKMDIALKYGADAIMDLSTGGDIDAIRKTLLSRCDRMMGSVPIYETGLTAARKNAIVELTEDDIFKGIEMHAKDGMDFMTVHCGITKETVRWIKKSDRLMDVVSRGGSFLTAWILHNDEENPLFRNYDYLLELARKYEFTLSLGDGFRPGCINDASDQAQISELMTLGHLVKRAREAGVQAMVEGPGHMKMDEIAANMKMQKTLCDGAPFYVLGPLVTDIAPGYDHITSAIGGAIAAQNGADFLCYVTPAEHLSLPDEEDVKQGVIASKIAAHAADLAKGRGKELDDRMARARKALDWDEMYDVCLDEETARRYRARGCTEEKDGCSMCGDLCAVKIVNQYLIKEGDIADPDKKHDC is encoded by the coding sequence ATGGGCACCATCATGGAGCTGGCCAGGAGAGGGGACTCGGACGAGAGGTTCAGGAAGATCGCGGAGACCGAAGGCGTCACCGAGAGGTTCGTACGCGACGGTATCGCATCGGGGCGCATCTGCATGCCCTGCAACCCCGTACATAATCCGGTCCCCGCCGCCATCGGCGAGGGTCTCTCCGTGAAGATCAACGCCAACATCGGGACCTCCCGCGACATGCCCGACATCGAGCCGGAGATCCACAAGATGGACATCGCCCTGAAGTACGGCGCCGACGCCATCATGGACCTCAGCACCGGCGGGGACATCGACGCCATCAGGAAGACCCTCCTCTCCCGCTGCGACCGTATGATGGGCTCCGTGCCCATCTACGAGACGGGACTCACCGCCGCAAGGAAGAACGCCATCGTGGAGCTCACCGAGGACGACATCTTCAAGGGCATCGAGATGCACGCCAAGGACGGTATGGATTTCATGACCGTCCACTGCGGCATCACCAAGGAGACCGTCAGGTGGATCAAGAAATCCGACAGGCTCATGGACGTCGTCTCCAGGGGAGGATCATTCCTGACGGCATGGATCCTCCACAACGACGAGGAGAACCCGCTCTTCAGGAACTACGACTACCTGCTCGAGCTCGCTAGGAAATACGAGTTCACCCTGTCCCTCGGGGACGGCTTCAGACCCGGCTGCATCAACGACGCATCCGACCAGGCACAGATCTCCGAATTGATGACTCTGGGTCATCTCGTCAAGAGGGCCCGCGAGGCAGGTGTTCAGGCCATGGTCGAGGGTCCCGGACACATGAAGATGGATGAGATCGCCGCCAACATGAAGATGCAGAAGACCCTCTGCGACGGGGCTCCCTTCTACGTTCTCGGCCCCCTCGTGACCGACATCGCGCCGGGCTACGACCACATCACCAGCGCCATCGGCGGAGCGATTGCGGCACAGAACGGAGCCGACTTCCTCTGCTACGTGACCCCCGCCGAGCACCTCTCCCTCCCGGACGAGGAGGATGTGAAACAGGGAGTCATCGCATCCAAGATCGCCGCCCACGCCGCCGACCTGGCCAAGGGAAGGGGCAAGGAGCTGGACGACCGCATGGCCAGGGCCAGGAAGGCACTTGACTGGGACGAGATGTACGACGTCTGCCTCGACGAGGAGACCGCCAGGAGATACCGCGCCCGCGGCTGCACCGAGGAGAAGGACGGCTGCTCCATGTGCGGCGACCTCTGCGCGGTGAAGATTGTCAACCAGTACCTGATAAAAGAAGGGGACATCGCCGACCCCGATAAGAAGCACGACTGCTGA
- a CDS encoding phosphoribosylformylglycinamidine cyclo-ligase PurM, translated as MATGWTYSKAGVNIDKKSSSIGSLVGELTYRRKGFGQMVQKSGLFASLIDFGDRYVTLATDGVGTKILIAEELGIWNTIGIDCIAMNVNDTICVNAQPISFVDYIAIDKPDDALTQQVGIGLNKGAELSDMEIVGGEIAVLPEMVNGLDLSGTCMGVVDKDKIITGDTCEKGDLIVALQASGLHSNGLTLARKVVEANNIKLTDSVPGLTQSIGKELLTPTEIYVKQVLGITSKHTVHGLVDITGGGLRNILRMRKGLKYTIDDPVKPNAIFNILQELGNIDDQEIYQTFNMGMGFTIIAPEADAEAIAKENPNAKIVGRVEEGNGVYFAPGKFTYDHY; from the coding sequence ATGGCGACAGGCTGGACCTACTCAAAAGCAGGAGTAAATATTGACAAAAAATCGAGTTCCATCGGCTCTCTGGTGGGCGAGCTCACCTACAGGAGGAAGGGATTCGGGCAGATGGTCCAGAAATCCGGTCTTTTCGCAAGTCTCATCGACTTCGGTGACAGGTACGTCACCCTGGCCACCGACGGTGTGGGAACCAAGATCCTCATCGCGGAGGAACTCGGCATCTGGAACACCATCGGAATCGACTGTATCGCCATGAACGTCAACGACACCATCTGTGTCAACGCCCAGCCGATCTCCTTCGTGGATTACATCGCCATCGACAAACCCGACGATGCACTTACCCAGCAGGTCGGAATCGGTCTCAACAAAGGTGCCGAGCTCTCCGACATGGAGATCGTCGGCGGAGAGATCGCCGTCCTCCCCGAGATGGTCAACGGACTGGACCTGTCCGGAACCTGTATGGGAGTCGTCGACAAGGACAAGATTATTACCGGCGATACCTGCGAGAAAGGGGACCTCATCGTCGCCCTACAGGCATCCGGTCTCCACTCCAACGGACTCACCCTCGCAAGGAAGGTCGTGGAAGCCAACAACATCAAGCTCACCGACTCCGTACCCGGACTGACCCAGAGCATCGGAAAGGAACTCCTGACCCCTACCGAGATCTATGTGAAACAGGTGCTCGGAATCACCTCCAAGCACACCGTCCACGGACTAGTCGACATCACCGGAGGCGGACTCAGGAACATCCTCCGTATGAGGAAGGGACTGAAGTACACCATCGACGACCCCGTCAAACCCAACGCCATCTTCAACATCCTCCAGGAGCTCGGAAACATCGACGACCAAGAGATCTACCAGACCTTCAACATGGGTATGGGATTCACCATCATCGCACCCGAGGCTGACGCCGAGGCCATCGCCAAGGAGAACCCCAACGCGAAGATCGTCGGCCGCGTCGAAGAGGGTAACGGAGTCTACTTCGCACCCGGAAAATTCACTTACGACCACTACTGA